The Ranitomeya imitator isolate aRanImi1 chromosome 6, aRanImi1.pri, whole genome shotgun sequence genome window below encodes:
- the LOC138641420 gene encoding uncharacterized protein — MSANEQDCVRALIEMYRSLPCLWKIKSADYSNRYKKKDAYEKLVAIYKEHHPTETVDEHIVRKKIQALRTVYKKELNKVEKSLKSGAGTDDVYVPKLWYYDLLAFTRDQEIPRPCQTVTSICAPSPEENLPESPDEHVPLQQRERPEGNDVQSHQSSRSPCLEDQRRRQRPSRKRKSTAGTPVDLLAMANNILSKHAATQLSAFPTLVEERLKKLDVTQRSHAERLMFDVLNAAAAGKLSDTSMLNITERQPSSQFYLGPPQEPMHSTPVRRPGPHHSQFWTPPAPPSFADFSQGPPTSTDRYSEMGTYYQNL; from the exons atgtctgccaatgaacaagactgtgttcgggcactcatagagatgtaccgctccctgccctgcttgtggaagataaagtcggcggattacagcaaccgctacaaaaagaaagatgcgtatgagaagctggtggccatctacaaggagcatcatcccactgagacggtggatgaacacattgtgcgtaaaaaaatccaggctctccgcacagtctacaaaaaagagttgaacaaggtggaaaagtcgctgaagtctggggccggaactgacgacgtctatgtgcccaagttgtggtactatgacctgctggcgttcactcgGGACCAGGAAATTCCTCGTCCGTGCCAGACTGTCACAAGCATATGTGCACCATCGCCTGAAGAGAACCTGCCCGAGTCTCCggacgagcat GTGCCTCTTCAACAGCGGGAAAGACCAGAAGGGAACGATGTCCAGTCCCATCAGTCCTCCAGAAGCCCGTGTCTCGAGGATCAGAGACGTCGACAGCGGCCATCTCGCAAAAGAAAGTCGACAGCGgggacacctgtggatctcctggcaatgGCTAACAACATCTTGTCCAAGCATGCGGCAACCCAGCTCTCCGCATTCCCAACCTTGGTTGAGGAACGGTTAAAAAAATTGGACGTTACCCAACGATCTCACGCGGAGCGATTGATGTTTGACGTTCTGAACGCGGCAGCCGCTGGAAAACTGAGCGACACATCTATGTTGAACATCACTGAGCGTCAGCCCAGTAGCCAGTTTTATTTGGGACCAccacaggagcccatgcacagcactcctgtccgcagaccaggcccacatcattctcagttctggacaccacctgcacctccttcttttgcagacttttcacaagGACCTCCTACGTCCACGGACCGGTACAGCGAGATGGGCACCTACTATCAAAATTTGTAG